In a genomic window of Peptoclostridium acidaminophilum DSM 3953:
- a CDS encoding M24 family metallopeptidase: MVKQMSDLERIKIIRNGEKVKPTFSREEMGRRNSKLRKYMGEKSIDAVLFTSYHNINYYSDFLYTAFGRNYGLVVTQDKHVTVSANIDAGMPWRRSYEDNVVYTDWRRDNYLHAVKTVLDDAGVKRGRLGIEFDHVNIDLRKQIEDAFPDFELVDVAQDLMKFRMIKSAEEIEHIKNGARVCDVGGYAVVEAIAAGVPEYEVALAGTQAMTREIAKLYPHAELRDSWIWFQSGINTDGAHNWATSRKIQKGDILSHNSFSMIAGYYTALERTMFFEEVDDKSLEYWNINVDVHKRGMELIKPGVKCKDICEELNEMFREHNLLPNRTFGYGHSFGVLSHYYGREGGLEFREDIETVLEPGMVISMEPMIMIPEGQPGAGGYREHDILVIKENGEVEDITGFPFGPEHNIIKK, translated from the coding sequence ATGGTAAAACAAATGAGCGATCTTGAAAGAATAAAGATCATAAGAAACGGGGAAAAGGTAAAGCCTACATTTTCAAGGGAAGAAATGGGAAGGCGTAATTCAAAGCTTCGCAAGTACATGGGAGAGAAGTCTATCGATGCAGTACTATTCACTTCATACCACAATATAAACTACTACAGTGACTTTTTATACACTGCATTTGGAAGAAACTATGGACTTGTGGTAACTCAGGACAAGCATGTCACAGTAAGTGCCAACATAGATGCGGGAATGCCATGGCGTAGAAGCTACGAGGATAACGTAGTGTATACAGACTGGAGAAGAGACAACTACCTGCATGCTGTCAAGACTGTGCTTGATGATGCGGGAGTAAAGAGGGGACGTCTTGGAATAGAGTTTGACCATGTCAATATAGACCTTAGAAAGCAGATAGAAGATGCGTTCCCGGACTTTGAACTTGTAGATGTAGCACAAGATTTGATGAAATTCCGTATGATAAAATCGGCTGAAGAGATAGAGCACATCAAAAACGGGGCGAGAGTATGCGACGTTGGAGGATATGCGGTTGTTGAAGCAATAGCTGCAGGAGTTCCCGAGTATGAGGTTGCGCTTGCTGGAACACAGGCAATGACACGCGAGATAGCAAAGCTGTATCCGCATGCTGAATTAAGAGACAGCTGGATATGGTTCCAGTCGGGAATAAACACAGACGGAGCGCATAACTGGGCAACTTCCAGAAAGATACAAAAAGGGGACATACTGAGCCACAACTCATTCTCAATGATTGCAGGATACTATACGGCACTTGAAAGAACTATGTTCTTCGAAGAGGTTGATGACAAATCACTTGAATACTGGAATATAAACGTGGACGTTCACAAACGCGGTATGGAGTTAATAAAGCCAGGGGTAAAATGCAAGGACATATGCGAGGAGCTAAACGAAATGTTCAGAGAGCACAATCTGCTTCCTAATCGTACATTTGGATACGGCCATTCCTTCGGAGTGCTTTCACATTACTACGGCCGTGAGGGAGGACTTGAATTCCGCGAGGATATAGAGACGGTTCTGGAACCTGGAATGGTCATATCCATGGAACCTATGATAATGATACCTGAAGGACAGCCAGGAGCAGGGGGCTATCGTGAGCACGATATACTAGTTATTAAGGAAAATGGTGAAGTTGAAGATATCACTGGTTTCCCATTCGGACCGGAACACAACATAATTAAGAAGTAA
- a CDS encoding molybdopterin-binding protein, with amino-acid sequence MKSVKVEDAIGMVLGHDLTKIVPNGFKGAAFRKGHIITDKDVQELKDMGKYHINVIELDEETLHENEAALKIAVAAAGEGIYITEPVEGKVSLKAKSAGLLKINLEALYAINEVENVMMATRHGNTLVEKDAIAAGTRIIPLVIDRQSIEEVERICAKLGPIVSIKELVPLRTGVVVTGSEVFDGRIKDRFGPPLVEKLRGYGAEPMGIKYAPDSQDEIGARIDEFLEEGAQLVIAAGGMSVDADDLTPSAIRSVADEVVTYGSPVLPGAMFMLAYSKERPIVGLPACGMYFRITVLDIVLPRLMAGEKLSRRDIALLSHGGLCLGCEVCTYPVCPFGK; translated from the coding sequence TTGAAAAGTGTAAAAGTTGAAGATGCCATCGGGATGGTGCTCGGGCACGATTTGACCAAGATAGTTCCCAACGGTTTCAAGGGAGCGGCGTTCAGGAAGGGTCACATCATCACCGACAAGGATGTGCAGGAGCTTAAGGACATGGGCAAATACCATATAAACGTCATAGAGCTCGATGAGGAAACGCTCCATGAAAACGAGGCCGCCCTGAAAATAGCAGTGGCGGCTGCAGGCGAGGGCATATATATTACAGAGCCGGTCGAGGGAAAGGTAAGCCTCAAGGCGAAATCAGCCGGACTTCTCAAGATAAACCTCGAAGCCCTATATGCAATAAACGAGGTTGAAAATGTAATGATGGCTACCCGCCATGGCAACACGCTGGTTGAAAAGGACGCTATTGCTGCAGGCACGAGGATCATACCGCTTGTCATAGACAGGCAGAGCATAGAGGAAGTTGAAAGAATATGCGCGAAGCTAGGTCCCATAGTGAGCATAAAAGAGCTCGTTCCTCTCAGGACAGGCGTTGTGGTTACAGGCAGCGAGGTGTTTGACGGAAGGATAAAGGACAGGTTCGGACCACCTCTTGTTGAGAAGCTGAGAGGATATGGCGCCGAGCCAATGGGCATCAAGTATGCTCCAGACAGTCAAGATGAGATAGGCGCAAGGATTGATGAGTTTTTAGAAGAGGGGGCCCAGCTGGTCATAGCGGCAGGAGGCATGTCGGTCGATGCCGATGATTTGACGCCAAGCGCAATAAGAAGCGTGGCGGACGAGGTGGTGACTTACGGCTCGCCTGTGCTTCCGGGCGCCATGTTCATGCTGGCTTACTCTAAGGAACGCCCTATAGTCGGGCTTCCGGCCTGCGGAATGTACTTTAGGATAACCGTGCTGGATATTGTGCTTCCAAGGCTCATGGCCGGAGAAAAGCTAAGCAGAAGGGACATTGCGTTGCTATCGCACGGGGGATTGTGCCTTGGGTGCGAGGTGTGCACGTATCCTGTGTGTCCTTTCGGAAAATAG
- a CDS encoding DNA adenine methylase, which translates to MSFALELEHENLNLEDKISTMRENKINISPIFKWIRYEKHIIEEIKKHVPKSFSSYWEPYTGGGALLFDIQHKRSVINVCDEELYNIYRVIRDDVNALIEELKKHKNEKEYYYELRDMDTAGMSSVENAARNIYLNKTCFNGFFRKSESGQFDVPFGSYKNPRFTNKIILKGISAYLKEQDVKLISRKFESFAESIPKDSFIYIAPENNFRSQKCYDFNGCARLKNICDRLDAKGVKFLISHSYNDQICDIFNSYEIIKVKVNRNISSVNFKNDESKEIIIKNYATNVT; encoded by the coding sequence ATGAGTTTTGCACTTGAACTAGAGCATGAAAACCTTAATTTAGAAGATAAAATTAGCACTATGAGAGAAAACAAAATAAATATTTCACCAATATTCAAATGGATAAGATATGAAAAGCATATAATTGAAGAAATAAAAAAGCATGTTCCCAAAAGCTTTTCAAGCTATTGGGAACCATATACGGGAGGAGGAGCGCTTCTTTTCGATATACAGCATAAGAGATCGGTGATAAATGTTTGCGATGAAGAGCTCTACAACATATACAGGGTAATAAGAGATGATGTCAATGCTCTTATAGAAGAGCTCAAAAAACATAAAAATGAAAAAGAATACTACTATGAGCTCAGAGATATGGATACTGCCGGAATGAGCTCTGTTGAAAATGCGGCAAGGAACATATACCTTAACAAGACCTGCTTTAACGGTTTTTTCAGAAAAAGTGAAAGCGGACAATTTGATGTTCCTTTTGGATCTTATAAAAATCCCCGGTTTACAAACAAGATAATACTAAAGGGAATAAGCGCGTATTTAAAAGAACAGGATGTTAAGCTTATAAGCAGAAAATTTGAAAGCTTTGCAGAGAGCATACCGAAAGATTCGTTTATATACATAGCACCTGAAAATAATTTTAGATCGCAAAAATGTTATGATTTCAACGGTTGTGCAAGACTCAAAAATATATGCGACAGGCTTGACGCAAAAGGTGTTAAATTTCTGATATCACATTCATACAATGATCAAATATGTGATATATTCAATTCCTATGAAATTATAAAAGTTAAGGTTAATAGGAACATAAGCTCTGTGAACTTCAAAAATGATGAATCAAAAGAAATAATAATAAAAAATTACGCAACTAATGTTACGTAA
- a CDS encoding (2Fe-2S)-binding protein gives MDINVKINGKNVAFQIDPDDYLSETLRKYGYMSIRKGCDTSSCGLCTVWLDGKPVLSCSTLSVRANGAEVTTIEGLQKEAEDFASFLVSEGAEQCGFCSPGFIMTVLAMKKELKNPSEEEIKNYLNGNLCRCTGYVGQLRALKKYMGVE, from the coding sequence ATGGATATAAATGTGAAGATTAACGGAAAAAATGTGGCTTTTCAAATAGATCCTGACGATTATCTTTCTGAGACGCTCAGGAAATATGGCTATATGAGCATAAGAAAGGGCTGCGACACAAGCTCATGCGGGCTTTGCACAGTCTGGCTGGACGGAAAGCCTGTGCTTTCATGTTCTACTCTTTCTGTAAGGGCTAACGGAGCAGAAGTTACTACTATAGAAGGTCTCCAGAAAGAGGCTGAGGATTTTGCAAGCTTCCTTGTCTCTGAGGGCGCGGAGCAGTGCGGCTTTTGCAGCCCGGGCTTCATAATGACAGTGCTTGCGATGAAAAAAGAGCTAAAAAATCCGTCTGAAGAGGAGATCAAAAATTATCTCAACGGCAACCTCTGCAGGTGCACAGGTTATGTGGGGCAGCTGCGCGCGCTTAAAAAGTACATGGGTGTAGAGTAA
- the grdA gene encoding glycine/sarcosine/betaine reductase complex selenoprotein A: protein MSLFDGKKVIIIGDRDGIPGPAMAECLKGTGAEVVYSATECFVUTAAGAMDLENQNRVKSFTEQYGAENMIVLVGAAEAESAGLAAETVTAGDPTFAGPLAGVQLGLRVFHAVEPEFKDSVDAAVYDEQIGMMEMVLDVDSIIAEMKSIREQFCQFND from the coding sequence ATGAGTTTGTTTGACGGCAAAAAAGTCATCATCATCGGTGACAGAGACGGTATACCAGGTCCGGCCATGGCAGAATGTCTGAAAGGCACAGGAGCAGAAGTAGTATACTCTGCTACAGAATGCTTTGTCTGAACGGCTGCTGGTGCAATGGACCTAGAGAATCAGAACAGGGTTAAGAGCTTTACTGAGCAGTACGGTGCAGAGAACATGATAGTTCTTGTTGGTGCAGCAGAAGCTGAATCAGCAGGACTAGCTGCAGAGACTGTTACAGCAGGAGACCCTACATTCGCAGGACCACTAGCAGGAGTCCAGTTGGGACTAAGAGTATTTCACGCGGTTGAGCCAGAATTCAAGGATTCTGTAGATGCAGCAGTATACGATGAGCAAATCGGAATGATGGAAATGGTTCTTGATGTTGACTCGATAATAGCTGAAATGAAGTCGATAAGAGAGCAGTTCTGCCAGTTCAACGACTAG
- a CDS encoding HD domain-containing phosphohydrolase translates to MKNVSGKISLAKAVFISLAVIMLSVLFATLPGFAYDKYDLQKKPAIEKIRVVLEDNYPPYSFRASDGSLHGILIDQWALWEKKTGVKVIIEAKDWNSALTEMNQGKHDVIDSISFSDERAALFDFTKPHSSAEVPIFFSKNISGIKGIRSLKGFSVAVEKGDIIADILRDAGIKSLVEYDSYESIIEAASKGEVVVFVMNRAPAMHMIYKYGLQSEFTSTDSICIIELRRAIKKGDTELLALVENGFEKITQSEYREIDNRWSGFQNYNTDKIASYIETISFFAFSILILLLVWNYALRRNVNAKTSELTAALSELESSQEQIRAIIDAMPDMIFIVDSEGVFLDYLSRKQKESLLVQPEDFIGRKIADLFPYDITAKFMKGIDIVKNTGKNTMLEYGLGNNHYEARYIPLSESRMLCIVRDITEQRLSQEKIYQMSVYDEPTGLFNRNYFENELGNIEGECKPGMAVVMCDIDGLKLVNDTLGHLEGDAYLITAANIIKSHFADSRLIARIGGDEFAVILERATEESILKTKEKIKEHLTLINQSERLLPISLSIGYGIVSRISPSIADAMKEADDFMYREKLHHKLSFRSKNIDFIKKMLETRDFITEGHGRRMEDLCITLAYRMGLSQKDVKDMALFAQFHDIGKIGISDSILFKPGRLTEDEFEEMKKHAELGYRIAESSPDIMHISELIFKHHEWWNGSGYPFGLKGEEIPLQCRILSVVDAYDAMTNSRPYRKAMPSEDALQELRRFSGVQFDPSVVDMLIDILASPDALPSQYNPS, encoded by the coding sequence ATGAAAAATGTTTCCGGCAAAATTTCTTTAGCAAAAGCTGTATTTATAAGCCTTGCCGTCATTATGCTCTCGGTGCTTTTTGCCACATTGCCGGGATTTGCTTATGACAAATACGACCTACAAAAAAAACCTGCCATTGAGAAAATCCGCGTGGTGCTAGAGGATAATTATCCTCCATACTCATTTAGAGCCTCAGACGGTTCACTCCACGGAATCCTAATAGACCAGTGGGCGCTTTGGGAGAAAAAAACGGGAGTAAAGGTAATAATCGAGGCTAAGGACTGGAATAGCGCACTAACCGAAATGAATCAGGGAAAGCACGATGTCATAGATTCAATCTCTTTCAGCGATGAGCGGGCAGCCTTATTTGATTTTACAAAACCCCACTCAAGCGCTGAGGTTCCTATATTCTTCAGCAAAAACATATCCGGCATAAAGGGCATACGCTCCTTGAAAGGCTTTTCAGTAGCAGTGGAAAAAGGGGACATAATTGCCGACATACTCAGAGACGCAGGCATAAAGAGCCTTGTAGAATATGACAGCTATGAGAGCATAATAGAGGCGGCCAGCAAGGGCGAAGTCGTCGTATTTGTGATGAACAGAGCTCCTGCAATGCATATGATTTACAAATACGGTCTTCAAAGCGAATTCACATCCACAGATTCAATATGCATTATTGAACTGCGAAGAGCCATAAAAAAAGGCGATACGGAGCTCCTTGCTCTGGTTGAAAACGGATTCGAAAAAATAACACAGTCGGAATACCGGGAGATCGACAACAGGTGGTCAGGCTTCCAAAATTACAACACCGACAAGATAGCATCCTACATAGAGACAATTTCTTTTTTTGCATTTTCCATACTCATACTGCTCCTAGTCTGGAACTATGCGCTCAGAAGAAATGTCAACGCGAAAACCTCAGAGCTCACCGCAGCACTTTCTGAATTGGAGTCCAGCCAGGAACAGATCCGGGCCATAATAGACGCCATGCCGGATATGATATTCATAGTAGACTCTGAAGGTGTCTTCCTTGACTACCTGTCACGAAAACAAAAGGAAAGCCTGCTAGTCCAGCCGGAGGATTTCATCGGCAGGAAAATTGCCGATTTATTTCCATATGACATCACAGCAAAATTCATGAAGGGCATAGACATTGTTAAAAATACAGGCAAAAACACAATGCTGGAATACGGCCTTGGCAATAATCACTACGAAGCACGCTATATACCCCTGAGCGAATCGAGGATGCTCTGCATAGTCCGGGATATCACCGAGCAAAGGCTTTCTCAGGAAAAGATATACCAGATGAGCGTCTACGATGAGCCAACCGGGCTATTTAACAGGAATTATTTTGAAAATGAACTGGGAAATATAGAGGGCGAGTGCAAGCCGGGCATGGCTGTAGTAATGTGCGACATTGACGGTCTCAAGCTTGTAAACGATACGCTCGGCCATTTGGAGGGCGACGCCTATCTTATAACTGCAGCAAACATCATCAAATCTCACTTTGCAGACTCCAGGCTAATAGCAAGAATTGGTGGTGATGAATTTGCGGTCATTCTGGAAAGAGCGACAGAGGAGAGCATACTCAAAACAAAGGAAAAAATCAAGGAGCATCTGACTCTTATAAACCAAAGCGAAAGACTTCTGCCCATAAGTCTTTCCATAGGCTACGGAATAGTCAGCCGCATCAGCCCCTCAATCGCAGACGCAATGAAAGAAGCCGACGATTTCATGTACCGTGAAAAGCTTCACCACAAGCTGAGTTTCAGGAGCAAAAATATAGATTTTATCAAGAAAATGCTTGAAACGCGTGACTTCATAACGGAAGGCCACGGCAGGAGAATGGAGGACCTTTGCATAACGCTGGCATACAGGATGGGGCTTTCGCAAAAGGACGTAAAGGATATGGCTCTTTTCGCCCAATTCCACGACATCGGCAAAATAGGCATAAGCGACTCGATACTCTTCAAGCCGGGAAGGCTCACAGAAGATGAGTTTGAAGAAATGAAGAAACACGCGGAGCTCGGCTACCGCATAGCAGAATCGTCTCCTGACATCATGCATATATCGGAACTTATTTTCAAGCACCACGAATGGTGGAACGGCAGCGGTTACCCCTTTGGCTTAAAGGGTGAAGAAATACCACTCCAGTGCCGCATACTCTCAGTGGTGGACGCATATGACGCCATGACAAACAGCAGGCCTTATAGGAAAGCAATGCCAAGCGAAGATGCCCTACAGGAGCTAAGGCGCTTTTCAGGAGTGCAGTTCGATCCGTCCGTTGTGGACATGCTCATAGACATTCTTGCAAGCCCGGATGCTTTGCCTTCCCAGTACAACCCGAGCTAG
- a CDS encoding glycine betaine uptake BCCT transporter, with protein sequence MGNFFGKIDKPVFWVSTILSLAIVAWGAISPGSAGNTFAAIVKLLTTNLGWLYILVVTFFLVFSIFIAFSKYGNIKLGKDDDVPEFSTVSWFAMLFSSGMGISLIFWCIAEPLKHFTNPQMGGSGGTADAAADAMQIVFYHWGLHPWGIFAVIGMALAYCQFRKGMPAMCSSTLVPLIGEKGAKGPIGKAVDIMAGFATVFGVAVSLGMGALQMNAGLNEVFGIPKSIGSALIIIAVITSFYTFTAITGIEKGIKFFSNLNLVLVFAILAFVFLVGPTRFILDVLTDTLGLYAQNILQMSFFTDPYGKAPGWLSKWTIFYWCWWIAWAPPVGGFVARISKGRTVREFVLGVLIAPTVLSFIWMATFGGTAIHLQINGTDIGSIVDKDVTTALFVFLGQFPLASLMSSAAVVLISTFFITSANSATFVMGMFTSGGDLNPGNGLKGFWGVIMGAIASVMLLAGGLEALQNAPIVSTLPFMIVMVFMSFACVKFFKADLKESSESNYMEFDAPQKEAN encoded by the coding sequence ATGGGCAACTTTTTTGGCAAGATAGATAAACCGGTATTCTGGGTCTCCACAATACTATCATTGGCTATAGTAGCATGGGGGGCGATATCTCCAGGCAGTGCAGGAAATACTTTTGCTGCAATTGTGAAATTGCTGACTACGAATCTGGGATGGCTTTATATTCTTGTTGTTACTTTCTTCTTGGTTTTTTCGATTTTCATAGCTTTTAGCAAGTATGGAAATATAAAGCTTGGCAAGGATGATGACGTTCCTGAATTTAGTACGGTGTCATGGTTTGCAATGCTGTTCAGTTCAGGAATGGGGATAAGTTTGATTTTCTGGTGTATAGCCGAGCCGCTGAAGCACTTCACTAATCCTCAAATGGGCGGTTCAGGCGGCACTGCTGATGCGGCTGCAGATGCCATGCAGATAGTATTCTACCATTGGGGATTGCATCCGTGGGGAATATTCGCAGTAATAGGAATGGCGCTTGCCTACTGCCAGTTTAGAAAAGGCATGCCTGCGATGTGCAGTTCGACACTTGTGCCTTTAATAGGTGAAAAGGGAGCGAAGGGCCCGATAGGCAAAGCTGTAGACATAATGGCTGGGTTTGCCACTGTGTTTGGAGTTGCTGTATCTCTTGGAATGGGGGCTCTTCAAATGAACGCAGGGCTTAACGAGGTGTTTGGAATCCCCAAAAGCATAGGCTCCGCGCTTATAATAATAGCCGTAATCACTTCCTTCTATACGTTTACAGCTATTACAGGGATTGAAAAGGGAATAAAATTTTTTAGCAACTTGAACCTGGTACTTGTATTTGCAATATTGGCATTTGTATTTCTTGTCGGACCGACCAGATTCATATTGGATGTTCTGACAGATACGCTGGGTCTGTATGCTCAGAACATATTGCAAATGAGCTTCTTTACAGACCCTTACGGAAAGGCGCCCGGCTGGCTTTCGAAATGGACTATATTTTACTGGTGCTGGTGGATTGCTTGGGCGCCGCCGGTGGGAGGCTTTGTTGCCAGGATTTCAAAAGGACGTACCGTTAGGGAGTTTGTTCTGGGAGTTCTAATAGCACCTACTGTATTAAGTTTTATTTGGATGGCCACTTTTGGCGGCACTGCCATACACCTGCAGATAAACGGCACCGATATTGGTTCCATAGTAGACAAGGATGTAACAACAGCGCTATTTGTTTTTCTTGGACAGTTTCCGCTAGCTTCATTGATGAGCTCTGCAGCTGTAGTCTTAATAAGTACATTCTTTATAACGTCGGCGAATTCTGCGACATTTGTAATGGGAATGTTCACCTCGGGCGGAGATCTGAATCCCGGAAACGGATTGAAAGGTTTTTGGGGAGTAATAATGGGAGCAATAGCTTCCGTGATGCTGCTTGCGGGAGGCCTTGAGGCACTTCAAAACGCGCCTATTGTTTCAACTTTGCCTTTTATGATTGTTATGGTATTTATGTCATTTGCCTGTGTAAAATTTTTCAAGGCTGATCTCAAAGAGAGTTCTGAAAGCAATTACATGGAGTTCGACGCTCCCCAAAAGGAAGCGAACTAA
- a CDS encoding FAD binding domain-containing protein has translation MISIREYELAESLEQAHEMLLKNRFNTIIGGGAFLRLGSKRINKAIDLSKLGLDYIEEDEHEIRIGAMATLRQLEMSSALLENFSGTVAESVKHIVGVQLRNIVTVGGTVYSRYGFSDPITALLALETYVDLYKGGRMSLDEFLEKGSPRDILTQVVIKKSMEKASFKMLRNSSGDYAIINACVAVKNGSIRIAAGARPARAKLAAAASEFISGRELSEENIEKAAQMAAEELDFGSNMRASADYRRQMCRVLVKRALMEV, from the coding sequence ATGATTAGCATAAGAGAATATGAGCTTGCAGAGTCGCTGGAGCAGGCGCACGAGATGCTTTTGAAAAACAGATTCAATACGATTATCGGGGGCGGCGCATTTTTGAGGCTGGGCTCTAAGAGGATAAACAAGGCGATAGATCTTTCAAAGCTAGGGCTTGACTATATAGAGGAAGACGAGCACGAAATCAGGATAGGCGCCATGGCGACATTGAGGCAGCTTGAGATGTCGAGCGCACTGCTTGAGAATTTTTCAGGAACTGTTGCAGAGTCTGTAAAGCACATAGTGGGCGTACAGCTTAGAAACATAGTCACAGTAGGCGGCACAGTGTATTCAAGATACGGCTTTTCGGATCCAATAACGGCGCTGCTTGCGCTCGAAACGTATGTGGACCTTTACAAGGGGGGTAGGATGAGCCTTGATGAGTTCCTTGAGAAGGGTTCTCCCAGGGACATACTAACACAGGTAGTCATAAAAAAAAGCATGGAGAAGGCCTCTTTTAAAATGCTTCGCAATTCTTCGGGCGATTACGCCATAATCAACGCATGCGTGGCTGTCAAGAACGGCTCAATCAGGATAGCTGCAGGTGCAAGGCCTGCAAGGGCCAAGCTTGCAGCAGCTGCCAGCGAATTTATCTCGGGCAGAGAGCTGAGCGAGGAGAACATTGAAAAGGCCGCCCAGATGGCAGCCGAGGAGCTCGACTTTGGAAGCAACATGAGGGCGAGCGCTGACTACAGAAGGCAAATGTGCAGAGTGCTCGTAAAAAGAGCGCTGATGGAGGTTTAA
- the yqeC gene encoding selenium cofactor biosynthesis protein YqeC, translated as MLITELLEIDANKGELISIVGGGGKTSIMMRLAKELKAAGKRVLITTTTAIYVPGGRSIDRLLLGKSSFKEYIFLSSPTDGITAAAKFSDGVKLKGFEPGLIDSIRDLGIFDFILVEADGSRGAPIKAPGEHEPVIPMATDRVIGVIGLDCMGKKIYSQHVHRSEPFCKITGCAAGDYVSPWMVARLIESEKGLFKGAPKGSKKYVFLNKAEGEHRRNAALETVDLLLGGSCHESDGLCAASLYLNKAFIKWSWER; from the coding sequence ATGCTCATTACGGAGCTTTTGGAGATAGACGCCAACAAAGGCGAGCTCATAAGCATAGTGGGCGGAGGCGGCAAGACGAGCATTATGATGCGACTTGCCAAGGAGCTCAAGGCTGCGGGCAAGCGTGTGCTTATAACTACTACAACTGCTATTTACGTGCCAGGCGGCAGGAGCATAGACAGGCTGCTCCTAGGCAAAAGCAGCTTTAAGGAATATATATTCCTCAGCAGTCCGACTGATGGCATAACGGCTGCAGCCAAATTTTCAGACGGAGTTAAGCTAAAGGGTTTTGAGCCTGGCCTTATTGACTCCATACGCGATCTGGGCATATTCGACTTCATATTAGTCGAGGCCGACGGCTCCAGGGGAGCGCCGATAAAGGCACCGGGCGAGCATGAGCCTGTCATACCAATGGCTACGGACAGGGTGATAGGCGTGATCGGGCTTGATTGCATGGGTAAGAAGATATACTCGCAGCATGTGCACAGGAGCGAGCCGTTTTGCAAGATAACGGGTTGCGCAGCGGGGGACTATGTGAGTCCATGGATGGTTGCAAGGCTTATCGAATCGGAAAAAGGCCTTTTCAAGGGAGCTCCCAAGGGCTCGAAAAAATATGTATTTCTGAACAAGGCCGAAGGGGAGCACAGGCGAAATGCTGCTCTTGAGACTGTCGATTTGCTGCTTGGCGGCAGCTGCCATGAGTCGGATGGACTTTGCGCGGCCAGCCTCTACCTCAATAAGGCTTTCATAAAGTGGAGTTGGGAGCGATGA